A single genomic interval of Mycolicibacterium sp. MU0053 harbors:
- a CDS encoding IF2 family translation initiation factor: MKIIEVPRTVLRFQYQLVRFPLQLIGDRVMSRMGEEAPARLFYERSLGVLDATVGNALAEPDLMREGAALAKSSEVRGRAAELDAAAAEKKEQADAELKATRDAAVEDRQEARAATETAVANAQSTAAQRKSAATTTAENRAAAAKKQADDVAARRKESVEATKRRELDGIRAAEKKAAADADAKRQDAAKKRQAAETKRAQADRVEELADVEKQKRQSERAKQS, encoded by the coding sequence ATGAAGATCATCGAAGTTCCGCGCACCGTGTTGCGGTTCCAGTATCAGCTTGTCCGCTTTCCACTACAGCTCATCGGGGATCGCGTGATGTCGCGGATGGGTGAAGAAGCACCGGCCCGCCTGTTCTACGAGCGCTCGCTGGGCGTATTGGACGCCACCGTTGGTAACGCCTTGGCGGAGCCCGACTTGATGCGAGAGGGTGCGGCGCTGGCCAAGAGCAGCGAGGTGCGGGGCCGCGCGGCGGAACTCGATGCGGCGGCAGCCGAGAAGAAGGAGCAGGCAGACGCCGAGTTGAAGGCCACCCGCGACGCGGCGGTCGAGGACCGCCAGGAAGCCCGCGCCGCAACGGAAACGGCAGTCGCAAACGCACAGTCGACGGCCGCGCAGCGCAAGAGCGCCGCGACCACCACCGCGGAGAACCGCGCCGCCGCAGCCAAGAAACAGGCCGATGATGTCGCTGCCCGCCGCAAGGAGTCGGTGGAAGCCACCAAACGGCGGGAACTGGACGGAATCCGGGCCGCGGAGAAGAAGGCCGCCGCGGACGCGGACGCCAAGCGCCAGGATGCGGCTAAGAAGCGTCAGGCGGCCGAAACCAAACGTGCGCAGGCCGATCGGGTCGAGGAACTGGCGGACGTCGAGAAGCAGAAGCGGCAATCGGAGCGGGCCAAGCAGTCCTGA
- a CDS encoding DUF1801 domain-containing protein gives MTDREKAKQPKLLSGGNPQIPKGEGDGPVQDYIAAMPEWKRGLGERLDDLIAQTVPDVHKAVKWNQPFYGKPDGGWFLSFRCYTKYVQVQFFRGSSLNPQPPKSSKHDEVRYFDIHEDDELDEAQLRSWIEQASELPGEKM, from the coding sequence ATGACCGATCGCGAAAAAGCCAAACAACCGAAGTTACTTTCGGGCGGCAACCCGCAGATCCCCAAGGGGGAGGGCGACGGTCCGGTGCAGGACTACATCGCCGCCATGCCCGAGTGGAAACGGGGCCTGGGTGAACGTCTCGACGACCTGATTGCGCAGACGGTTCCCGACGTGCACAAGGCCGTGAAATGGAACCAGCCGTTCTACGGCAAGCCGGACGGCGGGTGGTTCCTGTCGTTCCGGTGTTACACCAAATACGTTCAGGTGCAATTCTTCCGGGGCAGCTCGCTGAACCCGCAACCACCGAAGTCGTCCAAACACGACGAGGTGCGCTACTTCGACATCCACGAAGACGACGAACTCGACGAGGCCCAGCTGCGGTCCTGGATCGAGCAGGCCAGCGAGCTGCCCGGCGAAAAAATGTGA
- a CDS encoding NADH:flavin oxidoreductase produces MAIADLFRPLALRSLTVPNRFAMAPMTRQASPHGVPGADVAEYYRRRAAGGVGLIITEGVRLPDPAAAFPFSIPTLAGDEVLAGWRRVVTAVHSEGGTIAAQLWHQGGERSDSDGVVPVSPSGVDGLGQPKGRALERGELPQVADLYARGAATARELGFDAVELHGAHGYLLDEFLWEKTNLRTDEYGGPLAARTRFPAEVVAAVREAVGPDYPIIFRFSQWKGTDYAASIADDPTQLQELLAPLVDAGVDAFHPSTRRHYVPGFPDHDPELSLAGWTKKLTGLPVIAVGSVGLETQFRSEKQGQLIQPAPVDRLVNQFEAGEFDIVAIGRALLADPAWVNRLRDGELDRFAGYNPETALAALA; encoded by the coding sequence GTGGCTATCGCTGATCTCTTCCGACCCCTTGCCCTCCGCTCGCTGACGGTGCCGAACCGGTTCGCGATGGCGCCGATGACCCGGCAGGCCTCCCCGCACGGCGTTCCCGGCGCCGATGTGGCCGAGTACTACCGTCGCCGCGCCGCGGGGGGCGTGGGACTGATCATCACCGAGGGGGTGCGGCTGCCGGACCCTGCCGCGGCCTTTCCGTTCAGCATTCCAACGCTGGCCGGTGACGAGGTCCTCGCCGGCTGGCGACGCGTCGTAACCGCTGTGCACTCCGAAGGCGGGACCATCGCAGCGCAACTGTGGCATCAGGGCGGGGAACGCAGCGACTCCGACGGTGTCGTCCCGGTGAGCCCGTCCGGCGTCGACGGCCTTGGACAGCCCAAGGGCCGGGCACTCGAGCGTGGCGAACTCCCCCAGGTCGCCGACCTTTACGCCCGCGGCGCCGCAACCGCCCGCGAACTCGGTTTCGATGCCGTCGAGCTACACGGTGCCCATGGTTACCTGCTCGACGAGTTCCTCTGGGAGAAAACGAATCTGCGTACCGACGAATACGGCGGGCCGCTGGCGGCACGGACCCGTTTCCCGGCCGAGGTGGTGGCCGCGGTGCGCGAGGCCGTCGGACCGGATTACCCCATCATCTTCCGCTTCTCCCAGTGGAAGGGCACCGACTACGCGGCGAGCATCGCCGATGACCCGACACAGCTGCAGGAACTGCTCGCGCCGCTGGTCGACGCCGGGGTCGACGCATTCCACCCCTCCACGCGCAGGCATTACGTGCCCGGCTTCCCGGACCACGACCCCGAGTTGAGCCTCGCCGGGTGGACGAAGAAGCTGACCGGGCTGCCGGTGATCGCAGTCGGTTCGGTGGGCCTGGAGACGCAGTTCCGCAGCGAGAAGCAGGGGCAGCTCATCCAACCCGCGCCGGTTGACCGCCTGGTGAATCAGTTCGAGGCCGGCGAATTCGACATCGTGGCGATCGGACGGGCGCTGCTCGCCGATCCCGCGTGGGTGAATCGCTTGCGCGACGGCGAGTTGGATCGCTTCGCCGGGTACAACCCGGAAACCGCGCTGGCCGCGCTCGCCTGA
- a CDS encoding amidase, producing MNIDEYRAYDATGLAQLVADKAVTAAELLALAQQRAAAVNPRINAIVQDVPADPGRGPAGPFAGVPFLIKDLAQDYAGLPTSAGSRALMRRPAAEHASVVQRWIDAGLVIFGKTNTPEFGAKGITEPAAWGSTRNPWDLHRTPGGSSGGSAAAVAAGIVPCAGASDGGGSIRIPAASCGLVGLKPGRGLTPSGPATGESMHGAAVHGVISRTVRDTAAMLDVLAGGEPCGPFAPAMPTQPFASCVGQDPGQLRIGVRVPTAINPDPHPEAFAAVENAVRTLTDLGHHVEELPRAPFDDAALARDFLLTWFVYTAWELAEAKRVTGAGDQSFERDTLILAGLGRATSSVDYLAAVQRRHEHTRKLSTYFESYDLLLTPTLATPPPQIGEFDLPVALQRGADVLIKTRTAGLLRYTKIVDDMVDKNLAWVPYTQLANLTGRPAISLPLHWTADGLPLGVQLVAPLAGESLLIRLAAQLEAALPWRDRVAPI from the coding sequence GTGAACATCGACGAATACCGCGCGTACGACGCCACCGGGCTGGCACAACTGGTCGCCGACAAGGCGGTGACGGCGGCCGAACTGCTCGCACTGGCGCAGCAGCGGGCGGCGGCGGTCAACCCCCGGATCAACGCGATCGTCCAAGACGTACCCGCCGATCCCGGCCGGGGACCGGCCGGGCCGTTCGCCGGTGTTCCGTTCCTGATCAAAGATCTCGCGCAGGACTACGCGGGGCTGCCCACCTCGGCCGGGTCCCGTGCGCTGATGAGGCGGCCCGCGGCCGAACACGCGAGCGTCGTGCAGCGCTGGATCGATGCCGGGCTGGTGATCTTCGGTAAGACCAACACCCCGGAGTTCGGCGCCAAGGGCATCACCGAACCGGCGGCGTGGGGTTCGACCCGCAACCCGTGGGATCTGCACCGCACCCCGGGTGGGTCCTCGGGCGGGTCGGCGGCCGCGGTCGCCGCGGGCATCGTGCCGTGCGCCGGTGCCAGCGACGGCGGCGGTTCGATCCGCATTCCCGCGGCCAGTTGCGGTCTGGTCGGTCTCAAGCCCGGCCGCGGGTTGACTCCGTCGGGTCCCGCGACGGGCGAGTCCATGCACGGGGCGGCCGTACATGGGGTGATCTCGCGGACCGTGCGTGACACCGCGGCGATGCTCGACGTCCTGGCCGGGGGCGAACCCTGCGGGCCCTTTGCCCCCGCGATGCCGACGCAGCCGTTCGCATCATGCGTCGGGCAGGATCCCGGCCAGCTGCGAATCGGCGTGCGGGTCCCGACGGCGATCAACCCCGACCCGCACCCCGAGGCGTTCGCGGCGGTAGAAAACGCGGTGCGCACCCTGACCGACCTCGGGCACCACGTCGAAGAACTGCCACGGGCCCCGTTCGACGACGCCGCCCTTGCCCGGGACTTCCTGCTGACCTGGTTCGTCTACACCGCGTGGGAGCTCGCGGAGGCCAAGCGCGTGACGGGCGCCGGCGACCAATCCTTCGAGCGCGACACGCTGATTCTGGCCGGGCTGGGCCGGGCGACCAGCAGCGTCGACTATCTGGCTGCCGTGCAACGCCGCCACGAGCACACCCGCAAGCTCAGCACCTACTTCGAGTCCTACGATTTGCTGCTGACCCCGACGCTGGCGACCCCGCCGCCGCAGATCGGCGAGTTCGATCTGCCCGTTGCCTTGCAGCGGGGCGCGGACGTGCTGATCAAGACCCGCACCGCGGGCCTGCTGCGCTACACCAAGATCGTCGACGACATGGTCGACAAGAACCTGGCTTGGGTGCCGTACACGCAGTTGGCCAATCTCACTGGCCGCCCGGCGATTTCGCTGCCGTTGCATTGGACCGCGGACGGTCTACCCCTGGGCGTTCAGTTGGTGGCCCCGCTTGCCGGCGAGTCGCTGCTGATCCGGCTCGCTGCCCAACTCGAGGCGGCGTTGCCGTGGCGTGATCGCGTGGCCCCGATCTGA
- a CDS encoding CsbD family protein translates to MSEHDKAGQARKGLIDTVKGKAKEVVGAVTGNDSLTAEGQLEQVQAQERKEANTVDAVADAEAAAARIEETEARQRSATAQGAVSATTAAVEESVEQQQAAQKQEAERAARQEAAQEKVRAEIDAQQQVQGAQAQERAEVRAATRDVVDAVDEHRNEVKEAEADRAEAERLRQRADTLSDQTDRP, encoded by the coding sequence ATGAGTGAGCACGACAAGGCCGGCCAGGCCCGCAAGGGTTTGATCGATACCGTCAAGGGCAAGGCCAAGGAAGTCGTCGGCGCGGTTACCGGCAACGACTCGCTGACCGCAGAAGGCCAGCTCGAACAGGTGCAGGCCCAGGAACGCAAAGAGGCCAACACGGTTGACGCGGTCGCGGATGCCGAAGCTGCCGCTGCCCGGATCGAGGAGACCGAGGCCCGTCAGCGCAGCGCCACCGCGCAGGGTGCAGTGAGCGCCACCACGGCAGCCGTCGAGGAATCGGTGGAACAACAGCAGGCCGCACAGAAGCAGGAGGCCGAACGGGCTGCCCGTCAGGAGGCCGCGCAGGAGAAGGTGCGGGCGGAAATCGACGCTCAGCAGCAGGTGCAGGGCGCCCAGGCCCAGGAGCGGGCCGAGGTCCGCGCCGCCACCCGGGACGTCGTCGACGCCGTTGACGAGCATCGCAACGAGGTGAAAGAGGCTGAAGCCGACCGTGCGGAAGCGGAGCGACTCAGGCAACGTGCCGACACCCTGTCCGACCAAACCGACCGTCCCTGA